CTTTGGAAGGAAAATTGGACGTAAGGGAAAAACCAATGGATGGAAAAGTGATCTTTCAATTGGAAAGAGGAGAATCCGTAATAGCCAAAGAAAACTCACAATTGGTAGGATGGCAGGAAGTAATCGCTAAGTCTGGTTCAAAAGGATTCGTGTCTTCGGAATTTTTAAGTAAAACGAAACCGGAAGATCTTGAAGACGTCAAGCTTTTCGGTTCCATATCGTCCAACACGGAAGGTTCCCGGTTCCGTTCTTTAGCGATTCGAATTCAAAACCAATGGCTTTCCGCAAACGATTATTTGGCGGAAGCGTATTATCTTGAAAAGAAAGTGCTACAAACAAAAGAAAAAGCCTTCGCCTATGAAAGAACGGATATCGCAGGAGAATTTTCCCCCGAAACAATAGAGGTCACCGGCTGCCAGGAAGTTAGAGTTGTTAAAGGGAGTTTAGCTGCATTCAAAAAAATAAATACTCTTCGAAATTCCGTTTTTGCGATTTTTGGTTCCAAAATCGGGAACAAAGTCCGATCGGATCTATACAACCCTTCCGAAAAAATTTCCCAATTATTGGATATTTCCACAAAATCCATTTTTAAGAAAAAACATTTTCAACAGCCCGAACTGAAATTTTTAAGCCGGGAAGACTTTTATACCATCAAGACTCCGGCAAAGGATTATCTGTTTATTCGATATGCGATCAAGGTTGGATCCGAAGAAAAATCCTATTATGTGGCGATTCGCGAATTTAACAACGAGGTCCTGGGAAAAACAATATTCGAAAAATTTGATATTCTTATGAACGAACAAGCGATTTACGGCGGACAATACTATTTTTTAGACGCTTTCGATTTGGATGAAAACGGAGCTCCGATTTTTATTTTCCACCACTACGGTCACGATGGGTACATAAACGAATTTGCAAGAATCAAAAACGGTCGTTTACAACCTATGTTTTTAACGCGTGGGGACGCTTGCTGATCCTGGCGTTTTCGTAAAAAAATCTGTTTTTGCCTTTCGATTCGAGACTTTTAAAAACGGATTTTGTAATTTAACGTGAGTTAACAAATGCAAAAGCGGTTTTAATGGAAATTCCGTTGGAACATTAGAGTTATTGAAAATTCCATGGTTCAGATTAGCAAAACCGCCTCAAACATCCATTTCAATGAAGCAGAAACGGATAAAGAATTCATTTTTCAACAACTCTATTACTACTCGGCCGCGTGAAAATGATACTCGAAAATAAGCGGTCGGTTTTGCAAAAGTACAGCGAGCGGTTCTCAAAAATTAAGTCAAATCGGGAAAACCCGCCTTTTTAGAGGAAGATTCCAATATTCTAATTTTCGAAATAAGTTTGTCATAGTATTTTATTCTTGCGTTCGAGTAGTATGTTATGATCATAGAAAACAACACTTTCATTTGAGAAACTGAGGTGAAACGCTTTTTACAAAAGCGTTTCAGATCTCGAAACTTAAATTCTCTGCTATCGAATATCCAAAAATCGCAAAACTAAAGCATCTTAGAAGAAAGAATTTGTTCTATGTGTTCCACAAAAGTTTCTGATATCGGCCTATAATTAAGCCCCAAATCCTTTTTGCTGTAAGAATGATCGATTTCAAAGGAAAACCCAACGTTACGCGAAATATACGGCCATGATAAACCGAAAAAAGGACCAATCAGATAAGTTAGGAATTTAGGAAGAGAGGTTTTGGGAGTCGGAAAACGATTTCCATATTTCTCTCGAATTATTTTTGCAACGTCCAAAAATTTTAACGCAATGGCCGAAACGATATGACGTCCTTTTGCCGAAGGAGTAAATCCCGCGAGTATATGAGCCTTTGCAACGTCTCGAA
The nucleotide sequence above comes from Leptospira weilii. Encoded proteins:
- a CDS encoding SH3 domain-containing protein; translated protein: MKKIRTLIQIRKLGPICFVFILLGFNFGLLQAEEEQDTRYVLTLEGKLDVREKPMDGKVIFQLERGESVIAKENSQLVGWQEVIAKSGSKGFVSSEFLSKTKPEDLEDVKLFGSISSNTEGSRFRSLAIRIQNQWLSANDYLAEAYYLEKKVLQTKEKAFAYERTDIAGEFSPETIEVTGCQEVRVVKGSLAAFKKINTLRNSVFAIFGSKIGNKVRSDLYNPSEKISQLLDISTKSIFKKKHFQQPELKFLSREDFYTIKTPAKDYLFIRYAIKVGSEEKSYYVAIREFNNEVLGKTIFEKFDILMNEQAIYGGQYYFLDAFDLDENGAPIFIFHHYGHDGYINEFARIKNGRLQPMFLTRGDAC